One Funiculus sociatus GB2-C1 genomic region harbors:
- a CDS encoding PIN domain-containing protein codes for MYLLDTNHCSRIIEGDAVVRRRLIELGQVPVATSVIVCGELIFMAQNSQQKAANLIRVQAFVQGIDIYSVDRETAHIYGEFKAEIIAQFGPREKSRRRTTRIEALGVSENDLWIAATALRHGLTVVSSDSDFERMREVRTLPVENWSSPPSPPLLEP; via the coding sequence GTGTATTTGCTCGACACCAACCACTGTAGCCGCATTATTGAAGGAGATGCCGTTGTCCGTCGCCGCCTCATCGAGTTGGGCCAGGTGCCAGTGGCTACCAGTGTCATTGTTTGCGGGGAACTCATTTTCATGGCACAAAATTCACAACAGAAGGCGGCTAATCTAATCCGAGTGCAAGCTTTTGTACAAGGCATCGACATCTATTCGGTGGACAGGGAAACTGCCCATATCTACGGTGAATTTAAAGCGGAAATCATCGCTCAGTTTGGCCCCAGAGAAAAAAGTAGACGCAGAACAACCAGGATTGAAGCTTTAGGCGTGAGCGAGAATGATCTGTGGATTGCTGCTACTGCCTTGCGTCACGGTCTGACTGTGGTTTCATCTGATAGTGATTTTGAACGGATGCGAGAGGTAAGAACGCTTCCAGTAGAAAATTGGTCATCGCCGCCGTCACCTCCCTTACTTGAGCCTTGA